The following coding sequences lie in one Lolium perenne isolate Kyuss_39 chromosome 2, Kyuss_2.0, whole genome shotgun sequence genomic window:
- the LOC127335918 gene encoding cyclin-B2-1, with protein MERAGENRRTAAAKPGPSVREMGNRRPLGEINNVVGARPYPCAIAKKPMLEKKTGRDEQKPSPVSRRPVTRNFAASLGNREQPGRQATAAPPGFGPKNERVTTDTDDDVESESVDDADMDENEFEDASEDDESLMDIDSADAGNPLAATEYVQEMYKYYWENEETSCVRPDYMSSQGDINQKMRAILIDWLIEVHYKFELMEETLFLTVNLIDRFLEKEVVPRKKLQLVGMTAMLLACKYEEVAVPVVEDLVIISDRAYTKGEVLEMEKWILNTLEFNMSVPTPYVFLRRFLKAADSDRKLHLVSFFMLELCLVEYQMLKYRPSLLAAAAVYTAQRAISRCWQWTKVCEMHSRYTRDQLIECSNMMVQFHQNAGGGKLTGVHRKYSTFKFGCVAKVQPADFLLG; from the exons ATGGAGAGGGCGGGCGAGAACCGGAGGACGGCGGCGGCCAAGCCCGGGCCCAGCGTACGAG AGATGGGGAACCGGAGGCCGCTCGGGGAGATCAACAACGTCGTGGGGGCGCGCCCCTACCCCTGCGCGATCGCCAAGAAGCCGATGCTAGA GAAGAAGACTGGGAGGGACGAGCAGAAACCTTCGCCGGTGAGCCGCCGGCCAGTCACGAG GAACTTCGCGGCCTCCTTGGGGAACAGAGAGCAGCCTGGCCGTCAGGCCACCGCGGCACCGCCCGGATTCGGTCCCAAGAACGAGCGCGTCACCACCGACACTGACGACGATGTTGAGTCCGAGTCGGTCGACGACGCTGATATG GACGAGAACGAGTTCGAGGATGCTTCGGAGGATGATGAATCCCTCATGGATATTGACAGTGCTGATGCGGGGAACCCGCTTGCCGCGACTGAGTATGTCCAGGAGATGTACAAGTACTACTGGGAAAATGAG GAAACAAGCTGTGTGCGTCCTGATTACATGTCCAGTCAAGGAGACATAAATCAAAAGATGAGAGCTATTCTGATAGATTGGCTCATTGAG GTTCATTACAAGTTTGAGTTGATGGAAGAGACCCTCTTTCTTACTGTGAACTTAATAGACAGATTCTTGGAAAAAGAAGTAGTGCCAAGGAAGAAGTTACAGCTAGTTGGAATGACAGCTATGCTTCTTGCTTGCAAATACGAGGAAGTCGCAGTTCCGGTTGTTGAAGATCTAGTGATAATATCTGACCGGGCTTATACGAAAGGAGAGGTTCTGGAAATG GAAAAGTGGATTTTAAACACTCTGGAGTTTAACATGTCTGTACCAACACCATATGTGTTTTTGAGAAGGTTTCTGAAGGCAGCAGATTCTGACAGGAAG CTACATCTCGTTTCATTCTTCATGCTGGAGCTATGCCTGGTTGAATACCAGATGCTCAAGTATCGCCCTTCCCTGCTTGCTGCCGCTGCGGTTTACACTGCACAACGTGCTATCAGTCGCTGCTGGCAATGGACAAAGGTCTGCGAGATGCATAGCAGATACACTAGAGATCAGCTCAT TGAGTGCTCCAACATGATGGTACAGTTCCACCAGAATGCCGGTGGTGGCAAGCTTACAGGCGTGCACAGGAAATACAGTACATTCAAGTTCGGGTGTGTAGCAAAAGTGCAGCCTGCAGACTTCCTGCTGGGTTAA